The genomic interval TACATTTTCAATAACGGCGTCATTTGCGCCGTGTCGCCGAAATCATACCTGTAAGGCCCTTTGGTAAGCGTAGGGCACGCCGCAGGCTCAACCGCTATGAACCTGATATTTTGCCCGTCTATTTTATCTTTTATGAACGGAAATGTGAGGCCCGCGAAATTACTCCCCCCGCCGACACACGCTATCAATATATCGGGTTTCTCGCCCGCCAACTTCAACTGCTCCTTTGCCTCAAGCCCTATAACTGTCTGGTGAAGCATTACATGATTTAACACACTGCCGAGAGAATACTTGGTATCGCTGTGTGTAACCGCGTCTTCCACTGCTTCTGATATCGCCATGCCCAGGCTTCCGGGCGTATGCGGCATCTTTTTTAGAATGCCCCTGCCGGATTTTGTCCTCTTTGAAGGAGAAGCGAATACCTCCGCGCCCCAGGCGTGCATGAGCGATTTCCTGAATGGTTTTTGCTCATAACTGCACCTTACCATATAAACAGTGCATTTTAAACCGAGTATTTTGCAGGCAAAAGAAAGCGCGCTCCCCCACTGGCCCGCGCCTGTTTCCGTGGCGATCCGCTTCACGCCTTCTTTTTTATTAAAATAGGCCTGGGCAATCGCTGTATTGGGTTTATGGCTCCCCGCTCCATTGACGCTTTCATCTTTATAATAGATCCTGGCGGGTGTCTTAAGTTCTTTTTCAAGGTTGCGCGCCCTTCTGAGAGGAGTAGGCCTCCAGAGTTTCAGCACACTAATGACCTCTTCGGGTATCTCTATCCACTTATCCAGCGACATCTCCTGTTTTATAAGTTCCATCGGGAAGATAGGCGCTAATTCATCCGGGGACAAAGGCTTGTTCGTACCTGGATTAAGAGGAGGCGGAAGAGGGTTGGGCAGGTCCGCCTGGATATTATACCACGCCCTTGGAATGCTTTTTTCATCAAGCAATATCTTGAAATTATCCATTTGACCGCCTTTGTTATATTAACTCTATGGCTATTTCAGGCTGGTGTTTTATTGTTTCGTGAATAAGACAAGATTCAGCGACTTTCAGAAGCGCAGGCCTTCTCGCTCCTACCTCGGCATTAGGCAACTCTATCTTCGCGCTTATGCTTTTGATGCGGCTGGGCTTATCTGCTGATTTTTCCCAACCTAAAGTTATCTTCATGCCTTTAGCGTCTAATCCCGCGCCTTTACAAAAACCCAGGACATACACGCCTATGCACGAGCCCAAAGAATCTATGAATATTTCCGGAGGCGTCGGGCCCTGGTCATTCCCTCCGGACTCTTCCGGGAGGTCTATAATAACAGTGTGTTTTCTATTGCGGGCCTCGAACTTTTTCCCGTCTATATATTTTACTTCTGTATATTCCATTTTAACCTTTGAAAGTCCTTAATATTTCCGGGGGTTTTCTTTCAATGACAGGGATATCTTTATTCTCGAAATACCCCAACGCCACAGGCGCCACTATCGCGTAATTATCCGGAATTGCGAATTTCTTCCTGAACCATTCGTCTTTATCCAGGACATTCATCATGCCTACCCAGCATGAACCTATGCCCATAGACGAGGCCAGAAGCATCATGTTCTGCGCGGCCATGGCGCAATCGCTCTGATAAGAAAAAGTGGTTTTGCCTATAATTATTATAACACAGGGGGCATGGTAAAATATGCTGAAATCTTTCACAGCCATGCGCTTTTTATATCTCGCGAACTGCGGTTTTTCCTCTATCATTTTCTTTATATAAGGGATGGAACGATCTGAAAGCTCTTTTATGAGGGCCTTATCCTGCACAACAATGAACCCCCACGGTTGTTCATTCATGCCTGTGGGCGCCCATTTTGCTGCTTCGATAAGCTTCTCTATGATCTCTTTTGATATGGGTTTATCCAGGTATTTTCTGATACTCCTGCGGGACTTGATAACATCCATTATATCCATAATGGATATTTTACTCGCCTTTCTTCCTGCCTGTCAATCCCATTATCTAATATTTATAAAACTCCTTCAACCACGCCTTCACTGCTATGGTCATTATATTCTGTTTAGCATGCTTACACTTGCTGATCTTGTCTAATGCTTTGGCGGAATTTATTAAGTCAAGCCTGGCCTTCTTTAGTTTTTTGTCCATTCCAGAAGTTTATACCTTATTACAGTTAGGTGTCAACATTTATTTAACCGTAGCATAATAAGGTATATGGATTATACCATCAGGATAAAATTGGGGAAGAAAATAAGGGAATTAAGGGAAAAATACAGCTATACCCAGGAAGAACTTTCCGAAAAAGCCGATATTGATTATAAATACATCCAGAGGATCGAGGGTAAGAAACCGCCTGCCTTGAAGATCGACACCATAGAAAAACTCGCCAAAGCTCTCAAAGTAAAGCCTTATAAATTATTGAAGTTCTAATGTTACATTTAAGACATTGTCAGAAATGTAACATTAGGAGCCGGAGGATGGGAAAAACAGCGCGGGGTGAAATAGGTTACTTTATGTTTTTTAGATACCTTTTATATCATCGTGATTGCCTGCCAGAACAAACTCCACTAAATCTTCCTGCCATCTAAAAAGAATCCTGGCTTTAAGCCCTATCCTGGTTTCCCAAAAATTACCCTGTAGCCGCTTTAGGCCGATGCCTTTAGTAGCTGTCTTATTGCGAGATAACACATCTATTGTATAAATAGCGGCTTGTTTTATTTCTTCTTTCTCTTCGCCATGGAAATTTTTTATGGATCTATCAAAGGAAGGCTTGAACTCAAACCTCATAAAGACTCTATATGCTTTTTACCCTCTTTACCGGTTTTATATACACCTTTAGAAGAGGCTATTTTTTCAATCTTCTGCCATTCCCTGGCAGTATAGGGCGAGTCAATTGTAACCCGGCAGGGCATTAAGATTACTCCTTCTTTACTTAACCCGAAAGCTATCGAAGCCCCTTCTTTAAGATTAAGTATCTTCCTTACCTGATTAGGTATAGTAACCTGGCCTTTTGATGTAATCTTTGCTGTGTGTATTATAGTCATATAAATCCTCCTTTATCCTTACTTCCTTACATTCTTACTTCTATTACAATAATACCTTACCTTTAAGCTTTTGTCAAGGGTATCACAATTTGCGATACCCCTAGCTTGAAGTCGCGAATGGCATAATAAGCCTAAGGCGACAAAAGTGACAGTGTCATAAATGTCGCTTTAGCCTTGGATGGGAAAAATGGCTGGGGTGAAA from Candidatus Omnitrophota bacterium carries:
- a CDS encoding AbrB/MazE/SpoVT family DNA-binding domain-containing protein codes for the protein MTIIHTAKITSKGQVTIPNQVRKILNLKEGASIAFGLSKEGVILMPCRVTIDSPYTAREWQKIEKIASSKGVYKTGKEGKKHIESL
- a CDS encoding nitroreductase produces the protein MDVIKSRRSIRKYLDKPISKEIIEKLIEAAKWAPTGMNEQPWGFIVVQDKALIKELSDRSIPYIKKMIEEKPQFARYKKRMAVKDFSIFYHAPCVIIIIGKTTFSYQSDCAMAAQNMMLLASSMGIGSCWVGMMNVLDKDEWFRKKFAIPDNYAIVAPVALGYFENKDIPVIERKPPEILRTFKG
- a CDS encoding OsmC family protein — its product is MEYTEVKYIDGKKFEARNRKHTVIIDLPEESGGNDQGPTPPEIFIDSLGSCIGVYVLGFCKGAGLDAKGMKITLGWEKSADKPSRIKSISAKIELPNAEVGARRPALLKVAESCLIHETIKHQPEIAIELI
- a CDS encoding helix-turn-helix transcriptional regulator, which produces MDYTIRIKLGKKIRELREKYSYTQEELSEKADIDYKYIQRIEGKKPPALKIDTIEKLAKALKVKPYKLLKF
- a CDS encoding TrpB-like pyridoxal phosphate-dependent enzyme, giving the protein MDNFKILLDEKSIPRAWYNIQADLPNPLPPPLNPGTNKPLSPDELAPIFPMELIKQEMSLDKWIEIPEEVISVLKLWRPTPLRRARNLEKELKTPARIYYKDESVNGAGSHKPNTAIAQAYFNKKEGVKRIATETGAGQWGSALSFACKILGLKCTVYMVRCSYEQKPFRKSLMHAWGAEVFASPSKRTKSGRGILKKMPHTPGSLGMAISEAVEDAVTHSDTKYSLGSVLNHVMLHQTVIGLEAKEQLKLAGEKPDILIACVGGGSNFAGLTFPFIKDKIDGQNIRFIAVEPAACPTLTKGPYRYDFGDTAQMTPLLKMYTLGHDFVPEGIHAGGLRYHGMAPLVSILLNEKL